The genomic segment ATTAGAAGCTGTTGGAAACACAGTAAAAGCTACATATTATTATGAAAATGGTAAAGTACAGCAGGAAGGCTTTTTTAAGGATGGTAAATTAGACGGTGTCTGGGTATCTTATGACGAAAAAGGAAATAAAAAAGCCGTTGGAGAATACACAGACGGAGTTAAAACTGGAAAATGGATTTACTTTAATGATGATAATTTAAGCGAAGTTGCTTATGTTGATAATAAAGTTGCCTCAGTTAAAAACTTACAAAAAAATGCTTTAGCAAACAGAAACTAATTTAGTTTCGAATATTTATAAAAAGACCGCTTATTTCAGGCGGTTTTTTTATTTCTTTTTTTAGATTTTTTATTTCTTCCGTACCAAATTATAAAACCGGTTACAGGTAAAGCAGAAGCAATTAAACTTATGGTAAAGGCAATAATTTTTCCCGGTAAATCCAGAATTTGTCCGGTATGAATTCCATAATTCATTTCGACACCCTGTAAGCCTAAACTTTTAGAATAATAAGGATCACTCTGAATCAATTTCCCATCGCCCGGATGAAAATAATAATTGCTTTGGTGATCGTATCGTAAAGTATGCGGATAAGCTCCCGTACTGATAATATCTCCTTTTTGCTGCGGAAATAAAACAAAAAGCATTTCGGCTTTTGGCTGTAATTTCAGGGTTTGAACAAAGGCACGATCAACTGCGGTTAAAGAATTTGAACTGAATTTTGTTGTATCGATTGCTGGAGCTTTTGTTTCTGCTTCTTTGTTTCCGCCAAAATTAAAAGTCTTATAAATTCCGTCACCAACCCATTCGTAGGTAAAAGTTAATCCTGTTATAGCAAGAATAAGCGCAATTAATGCAATATAAAATCCAGAAGTGTTGTGCCAGTCATAATTTACACGACGCCATTTTGCTGACCATTTTATGGTGAAACTTCTTTTGATATCGCTTTTTCGTTTTGGCCACCATTGTATAATTCCTGAAATTAATAACAGAATAAAAATAATAGTCGCGCCGCCAATTATGTGTTTTCCTATATAATCCGGAAGTAGTAAGTACAGATGGATATATTCGACAATAATGAAAAAGTCCGTTTTTGGATTTTCGGTTTTTAAATATTCTCCTGTATAGGGATTAAAATAGAGGTATAAATTTTCGGTATCCGAATAAGTAAAAACAATTGCTGATCGGTTTTTTCCATAAAAGGAAACCATAGATTGTTTGTAATCTGGATGAATTTCTTTGGCCTTTTGCTGTAAAACAGATGGAAGTACAAAAGGTTTGTTTTGAGGTTCTACCAAACGCCATTCTTTTCTGGTTATGTCTTTTATTTCGTCGTGAAAACAGAATATACAACCGGTAATACAGACTATAAAAACAATAAGCCCGGAAATTAATCCGAGCCATTTATGTATAAAACGTATTTTCGTTGTAAATCCCATTTTTGATTAAAAGCGTAAAAGTATACGCAAAATTCATATGGGGCAAATAATTCTGATATTTTGTGAAGCGTAAAGTTTTTTTTCACGCAGATTCTGCAGATCGAGCAGATAATTAATATTTAAAAAAATCTGCCAAATCTGCGGAATCTGTGTGAAAAAATCTTAGTTCTTTTAAGCGACTTCTTTTTTAGGTTTTAAATGATAAGCTGTATAAAGTGTTATAGAAGCCAGAGCAATCCAAAAAACATCAATAAAGAAAATCTGAATTTTGTTTTGCATAAACGATGTCCAAAACCAATTTCCAGTTACGATTCCGTTTGTAACAGGAATTAAAAATCCTAAAACACTTCCGGAAATTAAACAGAATTTATTCGTAAAATCATCATTCTTTTTAATGATAAAAAACACGCTCAGTAAAAGCCATCCGCCAAAATATAAACTAAACAAGTTCGATTGACTTAACGGATAAAATATTTTTGAGCCGATAAAGGACAAAGCTGTGATGGGATACATACTGAGACAGATTGCCAAATAAATACGAACCACAGCATTGTTGAAACGTCTTTTCTTTTCAGGCATATTATTCTTTTGTCTGGCTACCAGCCAAATCATTACTCCTGAAATAATGACAAAACAAGTGATAATTCCTAAAACGAAACTTACGATTTTTAGTGCATAACCTCCGTAATCACCATAGTGAATTCTGTATAAAACATTTTTTACAACATCTATATAACCATTTTGAGTAACAGGATTTTTGCGGGCAATTTCTTTTCCGTCAGAAATGCGATAAACTACTTTTCCAATTCCGGTAAATTGTTTGTGATTTAGCATTTCTCCTTCAACTAAAACGTGCATGTTGGCATCTCCGTAATTTTGAATAAATACACGTGTAATTTCAAAATCGGACCAATTGTTTTTTGTTTTAGAAACCAACTGATTAATATCAAAAGGAGCAGCTAACTTTTTGTTTTCAAATTTATAGTCAGGATCGTTGTATTCTAATTCCTGGTATAATTTATTTTGATCACCTTTATATAGTGCCATAACGGCCGGCGCTACAATTAAAAGTTTAATCATAAAAAAGGCTCCGGTTACGGCATAGACAAACTGAAACGGAAGACCGATCATTCCTAATGCTGTATGCGCATCTGTCCATAATGTTTTTAATTTTTCCTTTGGACGGAAAACATAAAAATTAGACACAATTTTTTTCCAGTGTAACAGAACTCCGGTTATAATGGCAAACAGAAAAAATAAAGCTGTAAATCCCGAAAGATAATATCCAACCGGATAAGGAATCTGCGCCAGGAAATGCAAACGGTATAGAAATTCTCCTAATGAATAAGAGTCTTCATAGGTATAGGATTTGTAATTTTTATTGTCAAGATAAAAGAAAGAACCTTCTTTTTGTTTGGCCGGAGCCAAAGTATCTTTAGTACCTTCCATATAAACCGCAACCCTGTTTTCTACAGATGGTTTGGAGATGGTGATATTTCTTCCGTGTAATAGGTATTCTTTGTCAAGTTTTTTTAAAGCGCTATTGTAATCTAATTGAATTTCTTTTGTAATAGCTGTAGATTCACTTCTTTCCCAATTGATAATTTCATCTCTAAAAAAAGAAAAGGATCCGGCGAAGAAAATAACAAAAAGCACAACGCTGATGACAATTCCGCTAACGGTATGTGTATGAAAATAAATATTATAATGACGATTATTCATAAGTATTACGCAGCAGGATTATAAGTTTGACCAAGATAAATAAGAAGAGAAAAAATGAGTGAAAGAAGAATGTAAATTCCCCAGATTTTCAATCCGCTTTTTGCTAAGAAAGCAATAACCATTAAAGCAACCCAAAGTATAAATCCGCTGAAAGCCGTTGTCATTAAAACTTCAGGTCGGTTAAACCAAGAAGCTAACGCTAAATGAAATGTGACAGAAACAAAGTAGCCGCCTAAAATAGCGGCAGTAATTTTGGCAAAACGCGGCCAAAATGCCGGGGTTAAATATTTTGGATTTGCTGGCATTGATTAATGTGGTTTAATTGTAATAGAATTCTAATAAAGCAACAATAATTAAGAGCGCTAAAAGTGCTTTACTGTTTACCTTTTTTAATGGTGTAAGAATGATAATCAAACTTCCAATTGTCATTAGCTGAATAAAAAACATCAAAGTTCCACATCCCAAAGACTGCGTAAACAGCCACATGGCATATGCTGAAGCAAGTAAAGCCAGTCCTGTAATTTTGGTTTGTTTCGGATTTTTCTGCATCCATTTTTCAAAACCTAAATCATACGATAAAGCGGCTCTTTTTGAGGTGTAATAAAGTGTGTAAAAAGCTAAAAAAACGATAAGACTTGCGATTGTTACCATAATCCTGAAAATTTAAAAAACACCTTTCTATATACAGAAAGGTGTTTTTGTATTATTCTTTATTAAAATCTGTATGAGAAACTAGCGGCTAAAGTTCTAGGATCTTTCGGGTGGATTGTTGACCATCCGTCGTAGATTTCTTCGTTTGTAATGTTGTTTAGTTTTAGTGTTACACTAAATTTCTCTGCATTATAAAACAACGAAGAATTAAGAACGGTATACTCAGGAATTGTAAAGGTTCCCGAAACTGATCTGTTCATGATTTTGTTGTCTCCAACATAATTTCCTCCAAATCCTAAACCAAAACCTCTTAAGAAACCATTTGTAAATTTATAACTAGCCCAAAGGTTTGCTAAGTTGTAAGCTCCTGAACTTTCTGGTCTAAAACCTACGAAATCAGCATCTCCTTTAGTTAATGTTGCATCATTATAGCTGTAACCCAAAATAATGTTTAAACCTGTAACCGGATTTGCGATAAATTCAGCCTCGAAACCTTTATTGTGCTGACCACCATCCTGATAATTGATTACGTCAGTTGCGTTTGGTCTAACACTATATGCCTGATTAGATACTTTAATATCATAGTAGCTTAAAGTAGCGTATAGTTTATCTCTAAAGATGTTCAGTTTTGTACCAAATTCGATTTGGTTGGCATGTTCCGGATCAAATGTTACCGGAGTTCTTACCGTTCCGCTCACGTTTTCACCCGGAGCTACATTTGAAAAACCGTTCATGTAGTTTGCGAAAAGAGATACTTTATCAATAACTGGCTGATAAACTAATCCGAATTTTGGTGAGAAAGAAGTTTGGTTATAGTCGTCAGCATCTGAAGAAACATCTCCGCTGTTCATAAAACGGTCTGCACGTAAACTTACCATTGCAGAAAGGGCAGGAGTAATGTTGATTACGTTTGAGAAATAAGCGCTGTAAACTTCTTGTTTTGTTTTATTGTTATTTCTTGGGCTGTCTCCCACAATTGCATCAGAGCCAGCTTTTGTTAAATCTCCCGTATCACCATTTGAAGGACCAAATACAGCGTTAAACTGAGCTAAATTATCTCCAACATATACATATCCGTTTCCGAAGTAGCTTGAACCGCGATCAAGAGCAACTCTGTTGTAATAATCTAAACCAACAACCAATCTGTTTCTTAAACTTCCAATTTTGAAATCACCAATGAAGTTTTGCTGCACATCAAAAGTGGTGTTTTTACTGTCCTGATAGTTAAAATATCTTGCCAAAACAATTCCGTCTGTAATAGGAGTGTAAGCTGTTCCTTCATATAAATAAGCGTAATTTCCTGTTGATTTTGCAGAACTTGTCGAGAAGATAGTCTGTGAAGTCCATTGGCTTGAAAGCTTATAGTTTATTTGTCCCTGAATATTGTATGAAGGTGTTTTGATTGTTAGTTCATTACTTGTATAAGAACGTTTGTTATCATATTTTAATTCATCAATATTGTGAACTCTTAAAGGATTTCCTCTGTCTAAAAACAACATTGTTGGGTTTGTTGTTTCATTGCTTCTGAATTCTGTATTTACTAAAAATGATAATCTGTCATTTACTTCATAAGATAATGAAGGAGCTATAAAATATGATTCGATAAAACCAGCATCCTGAAAACTGTTTTGTGTGTTGTATGCTGAGTTAACTCTAAAGTTAAGTGTTTTTTTATCGTTAAGCGAAGTATTAAGATCTACAGTTGCACGGTTTAATGCATAACTTCTAACAGTGTAGCTTACTTCACCGCCAAATCCTTTATAAGGTCTTTTTGTAGTAGTGTTGATTAATCCTCCATAAGAAATCAAGCTGCTTCCGAATAAAGTCCCGGAAGGTCCTTTGATAATTTCTATTCTGTCAATGTTTGCTGGATCTAAACTACCGTTTGTTAAACCAGGAACACCATTTACAATAGTAGCCTGAACCGGAAATCCTCTTAAAGAGTAGTAACTGGCTCCATCACCACCACGGCCTGTTGAAGTCCAAAGCTGTGTAACACCCGGTGCATTTTTTAAGGCATCATCAAATGTTGTAATTACTTGCTCTTTAAGAACTTCTCCTGTAATTGTAGTATATACTTGTGGGTTTTCTAAATTTTTAAGAGGTAATCTTGAAACTTGTTGGTTTTCTTTGCGTACAAAATGATTTTTACGGCTGTTAACAACTACTTCTGATAAATCTTCAGAGTTAGAAGAAATAATGAAATTTCGGGTAATCTCTTCGCCTTCTTTAAATACAATTGATTTTTCCTGAGTAATATATCCAACAGATGAAACTTTTAAAGTGTAAGTTCCGGGTTTAATATTCTTTAAGGTATAATTACCGTGTTCGTCTGTAGTAGTTCCGTATTTTGTTCCTTTTAAAACAACAGAAATGTTTTCGACTGATTCGTTATTATTTAAAGTTATCTGACCTTTTAATGTAGCTTTTTCTTGTGCGAATAATGTACCGGCGGTTAATAAGAAAAAACAAAAGCTCAAAAAAGAAAGTGGGAATTTGAATTTCATTTTTATTTAGAATTAATTTGAATAGTGCAAATGTATGTTTTGAATGTAAACAAAACAAGCTATTTTTATTTATTCTAAATAATTGTATTTTAAAAGGTAAAAATTACATTTATGTAAAAAATTTACATCTTAAGCTAAAATTAAGTCAAAATTAAGCAAATATTAAGCAAAAAAGCCTGTTCATTAATTTGAACAGGCTTTTTTATATTAACGAAAATTATTACAATTACAATTCTAAAGCACGTTTAGCATCGCCATTCATTAATAATTCTAATGGGTTTTCTAATGCTTCTTTTACGGCAACTAAGAAACCAACAGACTCACGTCCGTCGATAATTCTGTGGTCATAAGAAAGAGCTACATACATCATTGGATGAATTTCAACTTTTCCGTTTACAGCAATCGGACGCTCAATAATGTTGTGCATTCCTAAGATTCCTGATTGAGGAGGGTTGATGATTGGAGTAGATAACATACTTCCGAAAACACCACCGTTAGTGATTGTGAAAGTTCCTCCCGTCATATCGTCTACTGTAATTTGACCATCACGAGCTCTTAAAGCTAATCTTTTAATTTCAGCTTCAATTCCGCGGAAAGTTAAGTTTTCAGCATTACGAACAACAGGAACCATTAATCCTTTTGGTCCAGAAACTGCGATAGAGATATCACAGAAATCATATCCTACTTTGTAATCTCCGTCGATCATAGAGTTTACATCTGGATATAATTGCAAAGCTCTTGTAACCGCTTTTGTAAAGAATGACATAAAACCTAAACCTAAACCACCGTGTTTAGCTTTGAAGGCATCTTTGTATTCGTTACGGATATTGTTGATTGGCGTCATGTTTACTTCGTTGAAAGTAGTAAGCATAGCTGTTTCATTTTTAGCTGCAACTAATCTTTCTGCTACTTTACGACGTAACATTGATAATTTTGTACGCTCAGTTCCACGGTTTCCTCCAGTTGGAGTTCCCATAGAAGCTACAGCTGTAGCATTTACTGCATCGTCTTTAGTGATTCTGCCGCCTTTTCCAGTTCCTGTAACTGCTGCAGGAGCTATATTTTTTTCATCTAATATTTTTCTAGCCGCAGGAGATGGAGTTCCAGCTGCGTAACTTGCAGCTGCCGGAGCCTGAACTGGCTCAGCTTTTGGAGCTTCTTTTACTTCAGCCTTTGGAGCCTCTGCTTTAGGAGCTTCCGCTTTTGGAGCAGCATCTGCACTTCCTGATTGTTTTGCAGCATCTGTATCAATTAAACAAACTACAGCGCCTACAGCTACTGTATCACCTTCTTCAGCTTTTAGTGTAATTACACCGCTCATTTCAGCAGGTAATTCAAGAGTAGCTTTATCTGAATCAACTTCAGCAATCGCCTGATCTTTTTCTACATAATCTCCGTCTTTTACTAACCAAGTTGCAATTTCAACTTCTTTTATTGATTCCCCTGGTGATGGGACTTTCATTTCTAAAATCATCTTGTTTTTGTTTAAGGTTTTTATGGTTTCAGTCCCGATAGTTATCGGGATTGAAACTTGAAACATTTTTTAATTATCTAAATAAGTTTTTATCGAATACCATTCTAATTGCATCTGCGTGACGACGTTTTGCACGTGTGTAACTTCCTGATGCCGGAGCAGAATATGCTTTTAATGAAGCTAATCTCCATTTTACAAGATCAAAGTTCATTAACATAAAGCTGTAAGCTCCCATGTTTTTAGGTTCTTCCTGAGCCCAAACATAATCATCTGCATTTGGATATTTTGCAATGATTTCTTTGATCTGCTCTACAGGGAAAGGGAATAATTGCTCGATACGAACAACTGCAACGTCATTTCTTCCGTTGTTTTCTCTTTCAGCCACAATATCGTAGTAGAATTTACCTGTACAGAAAACTAAAGTTTTAACTTTCTTTTTATCTACTGTATTGTCATCAATTGTTTCCTGGAAGCTTCCGTTTGCTAATTCATCAACTGTTGATACGCATCTAGGATCACGTAATAAACTTTTTGGAGAGAAAACTACTAAAGGTTTACGGAAGTTTGTTTTCATTTGTCTTCTCAATAAGTGGAAGAAGTTAGCTGGCGTTGTACAATCAGCTACATACATATTATGTCTTGCGCAAAGTTGTAAGTAACGCTCCATTCTTGCAGAAGAGTGTTCTGCACCTTGTCCTTCATATCCGTGCGGTAATAATAAAACAATACCATTTTGGTTGTTCCATTTATCTTCTCCACAAGAAATATACTGGTCAATCATGATTTGAGCTCCGTTAGAGAAATCTCCAAATTGTGCTTCCCAGATTGTTAAAGCTTTAGGGTTTGCTAATGCATATCCGTAATCAAAACCTAAAACTCCATATTCAGATAAAAGAGAGTTGAATACGCCGAATTTTCCTTTTTTGTTTTCGATTCCGTTTAATAAAATTACTTCTTCTTCAGAATCTTCAACTTTTACAACAGCGTGACGATGAGAGAAAGTTCCTCTTTCAACATCCTGACCAGAAATACGAACATCAAATCCTTCTGTTAAAAGAGATCCGTAAGCTAATGCTTCTGCAGTTCCCCAATCAAGAGTGTTGTTATCGTATCCAACTTTTCTATCCGTAACAATTTTAGTTATCTTATTGATGAACTTTTTGTCTTCCGGTAAAGTTGAAATAGTGTTGATGATAGAATCTAACCCTTTTTTGTCAAAAGTAGTATCTACTTTTTGAAGCATTTGTGTGTCAGTTACCTGAACAAATCCGTCCCATTCGTTTTTCATGAATGGAGTAATGATTGTCAAATCTTTTTTACGAGAAGCTTCTAAGTTTTCTTCAAGAGCAGATTTGTATTCTTTTTCTAAACCATTAACATAAGAAGCATCGATTACACCGTCTGATAATAGTTTCTCAGCGTAAATGTCTCTTGGGTTTTTATGTTTAGCAATGATTTTATATAAAACCGGCTGCGTGAAACGAGGTTCATCACCTTCGTTATGACCGTATTTTCTGTATCCTAATAAATCGATAAATACGTCACGTCCAAACTGCATTCTATAGTCTAATGCAAAAGATACAGCGTGTACAACAGCTTCAGCATCGTCAGCATTTACGTGTAATACCGGAGATAAAGTTACTTTTGCAACGTCTGTACAATATGTAGATGAACGAGCGTCTAAATAGTTAGTTGTAAACCCAACCTGATTGTTGATTACAATGTGGATTGTTCCTCCAGTTTTGTAACCATCTAATTGTGCCATTTGAATGATTTCATAAAGAATACCCTGACCAGCGATGGCAGCATCTCCGTGAACGGCGATTGGTAAAACTTTAGAGAAATCATCAGCAAAATATTTATCTTGTTTTGCTCTTGTAATACCTTCAATTACAGCTCCAACAGTTTCTAAGTGAGAAGGGTTTGGTGCCAAATTGATGTTGATGCTTTTTCCAGATCTTGTTTTTCTGTCGGCAGTAAGACCTAAGTGGTATTTTACGTCACCATCAAAATATTCCTGATCGTAATCTTTTCCGTCAAACTCACCAAAAATATCCTGAGTAGATTTTCCGAAGATGTTTGCCAAAACGTTCAAACGACCACGATGAGCCATTCCCATTACGAATTGTTCAACACCTTTTTCTGCAGCCTGCTCAATTAAAGCATCAAGAGCCGGGATGATAGATTCTCCACCTTCTAATGAGAAACGTTTTTGTCCAACATATTTAGTATGAAGGAAGTTCTCAAAAGATACAGCTTCGTTTAATTTATTTAAGATCGTTTTCTTTTCTTCTGTAGAGAAATTAGGCTGATTTGTATTTACAGCTAATTTATCCTGAATCCATTTTACAACACCAGGATTTCTAATATACATATATTCAATACCAATATGCTGGCAGTAAATAGCCTTAAGGCGAGTTACAATAGCTTCTAAAGAAGAAGGCGTCATTCCTATTGTTTGTGCAGCATCAAATACAGTTGAAAGATCAGCTGAAGATAAACCGAAATTTTCAATATCTAAAGTTGGTGAAGACTGCCTGCGGTCACGAACCGGATTTGTTTTTGTAAACAAGTGTCCGCGAGTACGGTAACCATCAATTAATTTTAGAACGTTAAATTCTTTTTGTAGTTTTTCTGAAACCTGACTGTAATCTGTGTTTGGGCTAGACACATACTCAACGATTGTCTGCACAGGGTTTTCGTCATTATAAGTTGTTTGTCCAAAGTCAAAACCTTGAAAAAAACTTCTCCAGCTAGGCTCAACGCTGTCTGGGTTAACTAAATATTGATCGTATAATTGTGCAAAAAACTCGGTATGCGCTGCATTTAAAAATGAAAACCTATCCATAATATTAGTGAATATACTTTTTGTTAAATAGAATGGCAAAAGTACAACAATCGCCTCTATTTAAATCTTTTTTTTACGTACTTTTACGTAAAAATTTGTTAAAATAAACGTTAACTATGAATAAAAAACAATTTTCAATCGATTGCAGATCTTTTTTTGTGATTTTGGCAGTGTTATTCTCAAGTTATGCAAATGCGCAGCAAACGTATGTTATTGATAACAAAAATCATTTCTGGGAAAAAGTACAATTTGGAGGCGGTCTTGGTTTAGGAATTGGCTCAGGTTATACTGATATCTCGGTAATGCCAAGCGCCATTTATAATGTTAACCAAATTGTCGCGGTTGGACTCGGGCTCCAGTTTGGCTACTTATCTTCAAAAAACTATTATGAATCTTATGTTTATGGCGGAAGTTTCATTACGCTTGTAAACCCAATTCCGGAAATTCAATTATCTGCAGAGTTAGAGCAGGTAAGAGTAGATACAAGATATGAATCGAATATAAACAGACCTGCTTTTTCTGATGCTTATTGGAATACTGCTTTATATCTTGGTGCAGGTTACAGAACCGGAAATGTTACAATTGGTGCTCGTTACGATGTATTGTATGATCCGGACAAAAGTCTTTACGGATCTGGATTTATGCCTTTTGTGAGAGTGTATTTTTAGAGCTGCTAAGGTTCAAAGAAACAAAGAAACAAAGGCACAGAGTATAAGACCTTTGAACCTAAAACAAATAAAAAAAGCGACCCAATTGGGTCGCTTTTTGTTTGCTTCAATGTTTGCTTA from the Flavobacterium sp. genome contains:
- a CDS encoding membrane-binding protein, producing the protein MKKSVILAAILFSGILTAQETKPELEAVGNTVKATYYYENGKVQQEGFFKDGKLDGVWVSYDEKGNKKAVGEYTDGVKTGKWIYFNDDNLSEVAYVDNKVASVKNLQKNALANRN
- a CDS encoding PepSY-associated TM helix domain-containing protein, which produces MGFTTKIRFIHKWLGLISGLIVFIVCITGCIFCFHDEIKDITRKEWRLVEPQNKPFVLPSVLQQKAKEIHPDYKQSMVSFYGKNRSAIVFTYSDTENLYLYFNPYTGEYLKTENPKTDFFIIVEYIHLYLLLPDYIGKHIIGGATIIFILLLISGIIQWWPKRKSDIKRSFTIKWSAKWRRVNYDWHNTSGFYIALIALILAITGLTFTYEWVGDGIYKTFNFGGNKEAETKAPAIDTTKFSSNSLTAVDRAFVQTLKLQPKAEMLFVLFPQQKGDIISTGAYPHTLRYDHQSNYYFHPGDGKLIQSDPYYSKSLGLQGVEMNYGIHTGQILDLPGKIIAFTISLIASALPVTGFIIWYGRNKKSKKRNKKTA
- a CDS encoding PepSY-associated TM helix domain-containing protein, encoding MNNRHYNIYFHTHTVSGIVISVVLFVIFFAGSFSFFRDEIINWERSESTAITKEIQLDYNSALKKLDKEYLLHGRNITISKPSVENRVAVYMEGTKDTLAPAKQKEGSFFYLDNKNYKSYTYEDSYSLGEFLYRLHFLAQIPYPVGYYLSGFTALFFLFAIITGVLLHWKKIVSNFYVFRPKEKLKTLWTDAHTALGMIGLPFQFVYAVTGAFFMIKLLIVAPAVMALYKGDQNKLYQELEYNDPDYKFENKKLAAPFDINQLVSKTKNNWSDFEITRVFIQNYGDANMHVLVEGEMLNHKQFTGIGKVVYRISDGKEIARKNPVTQNGYIDVVKNVLYRIHYGDYGGYALKIVSFVLGIITCFVIISGVMIWLVARQKNNMPEKKRRFNNAVVRIYLAICLSMYPITALSFIGSKIFYPLSQSNLFSLYFGGWLLLSVFFIIKKNDDFTNKFCLISGSVLGFLIPVTNGIVTGNWFWTSFMQNKIQIFFIDVFWIALASITLYTAYHLKPKKEVA
- a CDS encoding TonB-dependent receptor, with the protein product MKFKFPLSFLSFCFFLLTAGTLFAQEKATLKGQITLNNNESVENISVVLKGTKYGTTTDEHGNYTLKNIKPGTYTLKVSSVGYITQEKSIVFKEGEEITRNFIISSNSEDLSEVVVNSRKNHFVRKENQQVSRLPLKNLENPQVYTTITGEVLKEQVITTFDDALKNAPGVTQLWTSTGRGGDGASYYSLRGFPVQATIVNGVPGLTNGSLDPANIDRIEIIKGPSGTLFGSSLISYGGLINTTTKRPYKGFGGEVSYTVRSYALNRATVDLNTSLNDKKTLNFRVNSAYNTQNSFQDAGFIESYFIAPSLSYEVNDRLSFLVNTEFRSNETTNPTMLFLDRGNPLRVHNIDELKYDNKRSYTSNELTIKTPSYNIQGQINYKLSSQWTSQTIFSTSSAKSTGNYAYLYEGTAYTPITDGIVLARYFNYQDSKNTTFDVQQNFIGDFKIGSLRNRLVVGLDYYNRVALDRGSSYFGNGYVYVGDNLAQFNAVFGPSNGDTGDLTKAGSDAIVGDSPRNNNKTKQEVYSAYFSNVINITPALSAMVSLRADRFMNSGDVSSDADDYNQTSFSPKFGLVYQPVIDKVSLFANYMNGFSNVAPGENVSGTVRTPVTFDPEHANQIEFGTKLNIFRDKLYATLSYYDIKVSNQAYSVRPNATDVINYQDGGQHNKGFEAEFIANPVTGLNIILGYSYNDATLTKGDADFVGFRPESSGAYNLANLWASYKFTNGFLRGFGLGFGGNYVGDNKIMNRSVSGTFTIPEYTVLNSSLFYNAEKFSVTLKLNNITNEEIYDGWSTIHPKDPRTLAASFSYRF
- the odhB gene encoding 2-oxoglutarate dehydrogenase complex dihydrolipoyllysine-residue succinyltransferase, giving the protein MILEMKVPSPGESIKEVEIATWLVKDGDYVEKDQAIAEVDSDKATLELPAEMSGVITLKAEEGDTVAVGAVVCLIDTDAAKQSGSADAAPKAEAPKAEAPKAEVKEAPKAEPVQAPAAASYAAGTPSPAARKILDEKNIAPAAVTGTGKGGRITKDDAVNATAVASMGTPTGGNRGTERTKLSMLRRKVAERLVAAKNETAMLTTFNEVNMTPINNIRNEYKDAFKAKHGGLGLGFMSFFTKAVTRALQLYPDVNSMIDGDYKVGYDFCDISIAVSGPKGLMVPVVRNAENLTFRGIEAEIKRLALRARDGQITVDDMTGGTFTITNGGVFGSMLSTPIINPPQSGILGMHNIIERPIAVNGKVEIHPMMYVALSYDHRIIDGRESVGFLVAVKEALENPLELLMNGDAKRALEL
- a CDS encoding 2-oxoglutarate dehydrogenase E1 component, giving the protein MDRFSFLNAAHTEFFAQLYDQYLVNPDSVEPSWRSFFQGFDFGQTTYNDENPVQTIVEYVSSPNTDYSQVSEKLQKEFNVLKLIDGYRTRGHLFTKTNPVRDRRQSSPTLDIENFGLSSADLSTVFDAAQTIGMTPSSLEAIVTRLKAIYCQHIGIEYMYIRNPGVVKWIQDKLAVNTNQPNFSTEEKKTILNKLNEAVSFENFLHTKYVGQKRFSLEGGESIIPALDALIEQAAEKGVEQFVMGMAHRGRLNVLANIFGKSTQDIFGEFDGKDYDQEYFDGDVKYHLGLTADRKTRSGKSININLAPNPSHLETVGAVIEGITRAKQDKYFADDFSKVLPIAVHGDAAIAGQGILYEIIQMAQLDGYKTGGTIHIVINNQVGFTTNYLDARSSTYCTDVAKVTLSPVLHVNADDAEAVVHAVSFALDYRMQFGRDVFIDLLGYRKYGHNEGDEPRFTQPVLYKIIAKHKNPRDIYAEKLLSDGVIDASYVNGLEKEYKSALEENLEASRKKDLTIITPFMKNEWDGFVQVTDTQMLQKVDTTFDKKGLDSIINTISTLPEDKKFINKITKIVTDRKVGYDNNTLDWGTAEALAYGSLLTEGFDVRISGQDVERGTFSHRHAVVKVEDSEEEVILLNGIENKKGKFGVFNSLLSEYGVLGFDYGYALANPKALTIWEAQFGDFSNGAQIMIDQYISCGEDKWNNQNGIVLLLPHGYEGQGAEHSSARMERYLQLCARHNMYVADCTTPANFFHLLRRQMKTNFRKPLVVFSPKSLLRDPRCVSTVDELANGSFQETIDDNTVDKKKVKTLVFCTGKFYYDIVAERENNGRNDVAVVRIEQLFPFPVEQIKEIIAKYPNADDYVWAQEEPKNMGAYSFMLMNFDLVKWRLASLKAYSAPASGSYTRAKRRHADAIRMVFDKNLFR